In one window of Henckelia pumila isolate YLH828 chromosome 1, ASM3356847v2, whole genome shotgun sequence DNA:
- the LOC140874321 gene encoding putative disease resistance protein RGA3, whose product MADARITMMLNRLAPMIEKKVVREETFLILNANDEAAKLSLKLKKIQQGLMDRKIKIWQENLQDIYYDIDKVLDQWEVDIQKRRRLDELDDHSVLHKVTNSFLQSLSLCFRKCIQRSSTIAKDIKKLNERLDLIILAQENDNQEFNFIPNLMSQDFKLVIQGRDDDLKSLMKKLLPAESTGSSDGIQIVSLIGMGGMGKTTLAQIAFNDNTLKDHFDVKIWISCATHRFDEIKIAKAILEAVDDGNCKSSDHQILQELLQSVEHSISGKRFLLVLDEVWGWTEDDTIWNPLKISLTTENGAARPGSRILVTTRSEKFAKTMGSTQIQSLNPLSDSYCWSIMRQIAFHQRNELGECYMLEEIGLKMGSKCKGSPLAAKCLGSLLRFKNSLQEWENVLNSEVWEMTHMRRDIFRILILSFREFNIEVKRCFAYCATIPKDSVIFVDDLIRIWMGQGFLYPTGTDWGDIEFKGREYFEVLAMLSFFQDFERGGDGDDRIISCKMHDLVHDYAQFLFQWNFF is encoded by the coding sequence ATGGCTGATGCTCGCATTACCATGATGCTGAATCGATTGGCACCGATGATCGAGAAGAAGGTGGTACGAGAAGAGACGTTTTTGATTCTGAACGCGAACGATGAAGCTGCAAAGCTCTCGCTGAAATTGAAGAAGATTCAACAAGGATTAATGGATCGGAAGATCAAAATTTGGCAAGAAAATCTTCAAGATATTTACTACGATATAGACAAGGTGCTGGATCAGTGGGAGGTGGACATTCAGAAACGACGACGGCTCGACGAATTAGACGATCATTCGGTGCTGCACAAGGTAACCAATTCCTTTCTCCAATCTCTTAGCTTGTGCTTCAGAAAATGTATACAGCGTTCTTCAACTATCGCCAAAGACATAAAGAAACTAAACGAAAGGCTGGATTTAATTATTCTtgcccaagaaaatgataatcAAGAATTCAATTTCATTCCCAATTTGATGAGTCAAGATTTCAAGCTAGTAATACAAGGAAGAGATGATGATCTGAAGTCACTGATGAAGAAATTGTTGCCAGCGGAGAGTACTGGTAGTAGTGATGGCATCCAAATTGTGTCCTTAATAGGGATGGGAGGAATGGGAAAAACCACTCTGGCTCAAATTGCTTTTAATGATAATACATTGAAGGATCACTTTGATGTCAAGATATGGATATCATGTGCCACTCATCGTTTCGACGAGATCAAGATTGCGAAAGCCATCTTGGAAGCTGTTGATGATGGGAATTGTAAATCTTCTGATCATCAGATTCTTCAGGAATTACTGCAAAGTGTTGAACACTCCATCTCAGGAAAAAGATTCCTTCTTGTCTTAGATGAAGTTTGGGGTTGGACAGAGGATGACACTATCTGGAATCCACTAAAGATTTCTTTGACGACCGAGAATGGTGCCGCCCGGCCTGGGAGTAGAATTTTGGTGACAACGAGGAGTGAAAAGTTTGCAAAGACAATGGGAAGCACTCAAATTCAATCACTAAATCCGTTATCAGATTCGTATTGCTGGTCAATCATGAGGCAGATTGCGTTTCATCAAAGGAATGAATTAGGTGAGTGTTACATGCTTGAAGAAATTGGTCTTAAGATGGGCTCGAAATGCAAGGGCTCGCCTTTGGCTGCAAAGTGTTTGGGGAGTCTATTGCGCTTCAAAAACAGCCTTCAAGAGTGGGAAAATGTGTTGAACAGTGAGGTGTGGGAAATGACTCATATGAGAAGAGATATTTTCCGTATCCTAATACTGAGCTTCCGAGAGTTCAACATTGAGGTGAAACGTTGCTTCGCCTATTGCGCGACCATTCCAAAGGATTCCGTCATATTTGTAGATGACTTGATCAGGATTTGGATGGGGCAGGGGTTTCTCTACCCAACCGGCACTGATTGGGGTGACATTGAATTCAAAGGGAGAGAATATTTTGAGGTTTTAGCAATGCTTTCTTTCTTTCAAGATTTTGAAAGAGGAGGTGACGGAGACGACCGCATCATATCGTGTAAAATGCATGATCTCGTACACGATTATGCCCAATTCTTATTTCAGTGGAATTTCTTTTGa